One Aegilops tauschii subsp. strangulata cultivar AL8/78 chromosome 7, Aet v6.0, whole genome shotgun sequence genomic window carries:
- the LOC109735838 gene encoding C2 and GRAM domain-containing protein At1g03370 isoform X1, protein MRLVVHVLEARNLPAAEAQGLCDPYAKLQLGRQRGKTKVIRKSASPVWDEEFAFRVGDLKEELLIRITDEDKYFSDDFLGQVKVPLSAVLDADNRSLGTRWYPLQPKSKKSKIRDCGEIHLTISLSQSYPEETATLAHWASDDFASSSDKSSELRKGSSLPNIPIELSTSPSRSDEAEITREDKSNAAPSFVNRLHQIFSVKPKDTEASVPPLFKHDRGLDTLEETPLTSSQHSNEQDLETSANMSFDELLKSFASKHEGNDMPGNLSGGVLIDQVYAVAPSDLNTLLFSPTSDFLQSLAKMQGTTGLDIQQWRLENDGEILKRVVTYTKAATKLVKAVKATEDVAYLKADGDMYAVLADVSTPEVPFGNNFRVEILTCIMPGPELRDDEISSRLVISWRLNFMQSTMMKGMIENGAKQGLKDNFNQFSELLAQNVRPVDAKDTTTNNESLSSVQPETESDWKLAFRIFGNFTVLSSVIAFIYVFAHIILASPSIIQGLEFPGLDLPDSVGEVVVCGVLVLQGQRVLNMIARFVQARRQRGGDHGVKAKGDGWLLTVALIDGTNLSATKSSGYSDPYVVFTCNGQTKTSSIKFHTLEPQWNEIFEFDAMEDPPSVMEINVYDFDGPFDEVASLGHVEVNFLKYSIPELADIWIPLKGKLAQACQSKLHLRIFLNNSRGTEVVKDYLDRMEKEVGRKIAMRSPHTNLEFQKIFSLPPEEFLINDFTCHLKRKMLTQGRLFLSPRIIGFYTNLFGHKTKFFFLWEDIEEIQLLPATLSSMGSPSLLITLRKGRGMDARHGAKQLDDEGRLKFHLQSFVSFNAAHKTIMALWKARSLTPEEKIQLVEEESETKDLQNEEGGSFLGIEDVKMSEVFSSTIPFDVPVLMGIFEGGPVERRIMEKVGCMDYSVTAWEPVRADVHQRQVHCRLDKKVARRDGEVMSTQQKSPLPDKNGWLVEEVMTLEGIPLGEFFNLHIRYQLEQTSSKQKSCSVQVFIGMAWLKSCKNRKKITQEVASKLSSRLKKIFSQLEKELIPAN, encoded by the exons ATGAGGCTTGTGGTGCATGTGCTGGAGGCCCGCAACCTcccggcggcggaggcgcagggGCTGTGCGACCCGTACGCCAAGCTGCAGCTGGGGAGGCAGCGGGGCAAGACCAAGGTGATCAGGAAGTCGGCCAGCCCCGTGTGGGACGAGGAGTTCGCCTTCCGGGTCGGGGACCTCAAGGAGGAGCTCCTCATACGCATCACCGACGAGGACAAGTACTTCTCCGACGACTTCCTGGGCCAGGTCAAGGTGCCCCTCTCCGCCGTGCTCGACGCCGACAACCGCTCCCTCGGGACGCGCTGGTACCCGCTGCAGCCcaagagcaagaagtccaagATCAGAGATTGCG GAGAAATTCATCTTACCATATCTCTATCTCAAAGTTACCCTGAAGAGACAGCGACACTTGCACATTGGGCTTCAGACGACTTTGCATCAAGTTCAGACAAATCAAGTGAACTAAGGAAGGGATCTTCTTTGCCAAATATTCCTATAGAACTATCCACATCACCATCACGTAGTGATGAAGCAGAAATCACCAGAGAGGATAAATCAAATGCTGCTCCATCATTTGTCAACCGGCTACATCAAATATTTTCAGTAAAACCAAAAGACACAGAAGCTTCTGTTCCACCTCTCTTCAAGCATGACCGTGGTTTGGACACTCTTGAAGAAACGCCATTAACAAGCTCACAACATTCTAATGAGCAGGATCTTGAAACTAGTGCAAATATGTCCTTTGATGAACTACTAAAATCCTTTGCATCTAAGCATGAAGGGAATGATATGCCTGGAAATTTGTCAGGTGGAGTTCTTATTGATCAGGTTTATGCCGTTGCACCCAGTGACTTGAATACACTTCTTTTCTCACCAACTTCAGACTTTCTGCAATCACTAGCAAAGATGCAAGGGACTACTGGTCTGGATATTCAACAATGGAGACTTGAAAATGACGGTGAGATCTTGAAGAGGGTTGTAACCTACACAAAAGCTGCTACTAAACTAGTTAAGGCCGTGAAAGCAACAGAAGACGTGGCATATCTGAAGGCAGATGGAGATATGTATGCAGTTTTAGCAGATGTCAGTACTCCTGAAGTCCCTTTTGGCAATAATTTTAGGGTGGAGATTTTAACCTGTATAATGCCAGGGCCTGAACTAAGAGATGATGAAATATCTTCACGGCTTGTAATCTCTTGGCGCTTAAATTTCATGCAAAGTACCATGATGAAGGGCATGATAGAAAATGGTGCAAAACAAGGACTGAAGGACAACTTCAATCAGTTCTCTGAACTTCTGGCTCAAAATGTCAGACCAGTTGATGCAAAAGATACAACAACAAATAATGAAAGCTTGTCTTCAGTGCAACCGGAAACAGAATCTGATTGGAAACTAGCATTCCGAATCTTTGGAAATTTTACTGTGTTATCCTCAGTCATTGcgtttatttatgtttttgcacaCATCATCCTTGCAAGTCCTAGTATAATTCAAGGTCTCGAGTTCCCTGGCCTGGACTTGCCAGATTCTGTTGGTGAAGTTGTGGTTTGTGGAGTTCTTGTTCTGCAAGGACAACGTGTCCTTAATATGATTGCACGGTTTGTCCAGGCAAGGAGGCAAAGAG GCGGTGATCATGGTGTCAAAGCAAAAGGCGATGGCTGGTTGCTGACTGTTGCTTTGATAGATGGGACCAACTTATCAGCAACAAAGTCATCTGGTTACTCTGATCCATATGTTGTATTTACTTGCAATGGACAGACAAAGACAAGCTCGATTAAGTTTCACACTCTTGAGCCTCAGTGGAATG AAATTTTTGAATTTGATGCCATGGAAGACCCACCCTCAGTGATGGAAATAAATGTATATGATTTTGATGGACCCTTTGATGAAGTTGCCTCCCTTGGTCACGTTGAAGTAAATTTCTTGAAATATAGTATACCTGAGCTTGCCGACATTTGGATTCCTCTCAAGGGAAAGCTGGCTCAAGCATGTCAATCAAAATTACATTTGAGAATTTTCTTGAACAACTCAAGGGGTACAGAagttgtgaaggattacctggACAGGATGGAGAAAGAGGTTGGCAGAAAG ATTGCTATGCGGTCACCTCACACGAACCTAGAGTTCCAGAAGATCTTTTCTTTGCCACCAGAAGAATTCCTTATCAATGATTTTACCTGCCATTTAAAGCGCAAGATGCTCACACAG GGTCGCTTGTTTTTATCCCCAAGAATTATTGGGTTCTACACCAATCTTTTTGGCCACAAAACAAAATTCTTCTTTCTTTGGGAAGATATTGAAGAGATTCAATTGCTCCCTGCAACTCTATCTTCGATGGGAAGCCCATCTCTGCTGATTACTCTTCGCAAGGGCAGAGGAATGGATGCAAGGCATGGAGCAAAGCAACTGGACGATGAAGGGAGACTCAAGTTTCATCTCCAATCCTTTGTGTCATTCAACGCAGCACATAA AACAATAATGGCACTGTGGAAGGCGAGGTCTTTGACCCCTGAAGAAAAAATTCAGCTGGTAGAAGAGGAATCAGAAACGAAAGACCTCCAAAATGAGGAAGGTGGATCTTTCTTAGGCATAGAGGATGTCAAAATGTCGGAAGTATTTTCATCTACAATACCTTTTGAT GTGCCAGTACTCATGGGCATATTTGAGGGTGGTCCTGTGGAGCGTCGAATTATGGAGAAAGTTGGCTGTATGGACTACTCTGTCACAGCATGGGAACCAGTCAGGGCTGATGTGCACCAGAGACAAGTCCACTGCAGGCTTGACAAGAAAGTGGCACGACGTGACGGGGAAGTAATGAGCACCCAACAGAAGTCCCCATTGCCTGATAAGAATGGATGGCTCGTTGAAGAAGTGATGACACTTGAAGGTATCCCACTCGGCGAGTTTTTCAAT CTCCATATTCGATACCAGTTGGAGCAGACCTCGTCCAAGCAGAAGTCATGCAGTGTCCAAGTATTTATCGGCATGGCATGGTTAAAGAGCTGCAAAAATCGAAAGAAGATCACGCAAGAGGTGGCATCCAAGTTGTCTTCTCGCCTCAAGAAGATATTCAGCCAACTTGAGAAGGAACTTATACCAGCTAACTAG
- the LOC109735838 gene encoding C2 and GRAM domain-containing protein At1g03370 isoform X2: MRLVVHVLEARNLPAAEAQGLCDPYAKLQLGRQRGKTKVIRKSASPVWDEEFAFRVGDLKEELLIRITDEDKYFSDDFLGQVKVPLSAVLDADNRSLGTRWYPLQPKSKKSKIRDCGEIHLTISLSQSYPEETATLAHWASDDFASSSDKSSELRKGSSLPNIPIELSTSPSRSDEAEITREDKSNAAPSFVNRLHQIFSVKPKDTEASVPPLFKHDRGLDTLEETPLTSSQHSNEQDLETSANMSFDELLKSFASKHEGNDMPGNLSGGVLIDQVYAVAPSDLNTLLFSPTSDFLQSLAKMQGTTGLDIQQWRLENDGEILKRVVTYTKAATKLVKAVKATEDVAYLKADGDMYAVLADVSTPEVPFGNNFRVEILTCIMPGPELRDDEISSRLVISWRLNFMQSTMMKGMIENGAKQGLKDNFNQFSELLAQNVRPVDAKDTTTNNESLSSVQPETESDWKLAFRIFGNFTVLSSVIAFIYVFAHIILASPSIIQGLEFPGLDLPDSVGEVVVCGVLVLQGQRVLNMIARFVQARRQRGGDHGVKAKGDGWLLTVALIDGTNLSATKSSGYSDPYVVFTCNGQTKTSSIKFHTLEPQWNEIFEFDAMEDPPSVMEINVYDFDGPFDEVASLGHVEVNFLKYSIPELADIWIPLKGKLAQACQSKLHLRIFLNNSRGTEVVKDYLDRMEKEVGRKIAMRSPHTNLEFQKIFSLPPEEFLINDFTCHLKRKMLTQGRLFLSPRIIGFYTNLFGHKTKFFFLWEDIEEIQLLPATLSSMGSPSLLITLRKGRGMDARHGAKQLDDEGRLKFHLQSFVSFNAAHKTIMALWKARSLTPEEKIQLVEEESETKDLQNEEGGSFLGIEDVKMSEVFSSTIPFDVPVLMGIFEGGPVERRIMEKVGCMDYSVTAWEPVRADVHQRQVHCRLDKKVARRDGEVMSTQQKSPLPDKNGWLVEEVMTLEAPYSIPVGADLVQAEVMQCPSIYRHGMVKELQKSKEDHARGGIQVVFSPQEDIQPT, translated from the exons ATGAGGCTTGTGGTGCATGTGCTGGAGGCCCGCAACCTcccggcggcggaggcgcagggGCTGTGCGACCCGTACGCCAAGCTGCAGCTGGGGAGGCAGCGGGGCAAGACCAAGGTGATCAGGAAGTCGGCCAGCCCCGTGTGGGACGAGGAGTTCGCCTTCCGGGTCGGGGACCTCAAGGAGGAGCTCCTCATACGCATCACCGACGAGGACAAGTACTTCTCCGACGACTTCCTGGGCCAGGTCAAGGTGCCCCTCTCCGCCGTGCTCGACGCCGACAACCGCTCCCTCGGGACGCGCTGGTACCCGCTGCAGCCcaagagcaagaagtccaagATCAGAGATTGCG GAGAAATTCATCTTACCATATCTCTATCTCAAAGTTACCCTGAAGAGACAGCGACACTTGCACATTGGGCTTCAGACGACTTTGCATCAAGTTCAGACAAATCAAGTGAACTAAGGAAGGGATCTTCTTTGCCAAATATTCCTATAGAACTATCCACATCACCATCACGTAGTGATGAAGCAGAAATCACCAGAGAGGATAAATCAAATGCTGCTCCATCATTTGTCAACCGGCTACATCAAATATTTTCAGTAAAACCAAAAGACACAGAAGCTTCTGTTCCACCTCTCTTCAAGCATGACCGTGGTTTGGACACTCTTGAAGAAACGCCATTAACAAGCTCACAACATTCTAATGAGCAGGATCTTGAAACTAGTGCAAATATGTCCTTTGATGAACTACTAAAATCCTTTGCATCTAAGCATGAAGGGAATGATATGCCTGGAAATTTGTCAGGTGGAGTTCTTATTGATCAGGTTTATGCCGTTGCACCCAGTGACTTGAATACACTTCTTTTCTCACCAACTTCAGACTTTCTGCAATCACTAGCAAAGATGCAAGGGACTACTGGTCTGGATATTCAACAATGGAGACTTGAAAATGACGGTGAGATCTTGAAGAGGGTTGTAACCTACACAAAAGCTGCTACTAAACTAGTTAAGGCCGTGAAAGCAACAGAAGACGTGGCATATCTGAAGGCAGATGGAGATATGTATGCAGTTTTAGCAGATGTCAGTACTCCTGAAGTCCCTTTTGGCAATAATTTTAGGGTGGAGATTTTAACCTGTATAATGCCAGGGCCTGAACTAAGAGATGATGAAATATCTTCACGGCTTGTAATCTCTTGGCGCTTAAATTTCATGCAAAGTACCATGATGAAGGGCATGATAGAAAATGGTGCAAAACAAGGACTGAAGGACAACTTCAATCAGTTCTCTGAACTTCTGGCTCAAAATGTCAGACCAGTTGATGCAAAAGATACAACAACAAATAATGAAAGCTTGTCTTCAGTGCAACCGGAAACAGAATCTGATTGGAAACTAGCATTCCGAATCTTTGGAAATTTTACTGTGTTATCCTCAGTCATTGcgtttatttatgtttttgcacaCATCATCCTTGCAAGTCCTAGTATAATTCAAGGTCTCGAGTTCCCTGGCCTGGACTTGCCAGATTCTGTTGGTGAAGTTGTGGTTTGTGGAGTTCTTGTTCTGCAAGGACAACGTGTCCTTAATATGATTGCACGGTTTGTCCAGGCAAGGAGGCAAAGAG GCGGTGATCATGGTGTCAAAGCAAAAGGCGATGGCTGGTTGCTGACTGTTGCTTTGATAGATGGGACCAACTTATCAGCAACAAAGTCATCTGGTTACTCTGATCCATATGTTGTATTTACTTGCAATGGACAGACAAAGACAAGCTCGATTAAGTTTCACACTCTTGAGCCTCAGTGGAATG AAATTTTTGAATTTGATGCCATGGAAGACCCACCCTCAGTGATGGAAATAAATGTATATGATTTTGATGGACCCTTTGATGAAGTTGCCTCCCTTGGTCACGTTGAAGTAAATTTCTTGAAATATAGTATACCTGAGCTTGCCGACATTTGGATTCCTCTCAAGGGAAAGCTGGCTCAAGCATGTCAATCAAAATTACATTTGAGAATTTTCTTGAACAACTCAAGGGGTACAGAagttgtgaaggattacctggACAGGATGGAGAAAGAGGTTGGCAGAAAG ATTGCTATGCGGTCACCTCACACGAACCTAGAGTTCCAGAAGATCTTTTCTTTGCCACCAGAAGAATTCCTTATCAATGATTTTACCTGCCATTTAAAGCGCAAGATGCTCACACAG GGTCGCTTGTTTTTATCCCCAAGAATTATTGGGTTCTACACCAATCTTTTTGGCCACAAAACAAAATTCTTCTTTCTTTGGGAAGATATTGAAGAGATTCAATTGCTCCCTGCAACTCTATCTTCGATGGGAAGCCCATCTCTGCTGATTACTCTTCGCAAGGGCAGAGGAATGGATGCAAGGCATGGAGCAAAGCAACTGGACGATGAAGGGAGACTCAAGTTTCATCTCCAATCCTTTGTGTCATTCAACGCAGCACATAA AACAATAATGGCACTGTGGAAGGCGAGGTCTTTGACCCCTGAAGAAAAAATTCAGCTGGTAGAAGAGGAATCAGAAACGAAAGACCTCCAAAATGAGGAAGGTGGATCTTTCTTAGGCATAGAGGATGTCAAAATGTCGGAAGTATTTTCATCTACAATACCTTTTGAT GTGCCAGTACTCATGGGCATATTTGAGGGTGGTCCTGTGGAGCGTCGAATTATGGAGAAAGTTGGCTGTATGGACTACTCTGTCACAGCATGGGAACCAGTCAGGGCTGATGTGCACCAGAGACAAGTCCACTGCAGGCTTGACAAGAAAGTGGCACGACGTGACGGGGAAGTAATGAGCACCCAACAGAAGTCCCCATTGCCTGATAAGAATGGATGGCTCGTTGAAGAAGTGATGACACTTGAAG CTCCATATTCGATACCAGTTGGAGCAGACCTCGTCCAAGCAGAAGTCATGCAGTGTCCAAGTATTTATCGGCATGGCATGGTTAAAGAGCTGCAAAAATCGAAAGAAGATCACGCAAGAGGTGGCATCCAAGTTGTCTTCTCGCCTCAAGAAGATATTCAGCCAACTTGA
- the LOC109735840 gene encoding zinc finger protein CONSTANS-LIKE 9 isoform X1 — translation MGALCDYCGEHRSMVYCRSDAASLCLSCDRNVHSANALSRRHTRTLLCDRCASQPAMVRCLEENTSLCQNCDWNGHSAGSSAAGHKRQNINCYSGCPSSAELSRMWSFILDIPNVAPELNCEQVISMMSISDSAVSNGDNAQGDNSLVDMACATLDEEDKQKSVIGSSSEAALNLLPPANNQTAVSVDSTTAKYTPDKHMFSKDSIYEDFSMDDIDLSYENYEELFGNSHIQTEELFDDAGIDSYFEPKEATAVNSDEQPKPKQPAASNALSADSGMSNPAVKEDDSSLCIPVRQAISYSGFTGESIPEEYQDCGVSPMLLMGEPPWLPPGPDGSFAGIRDSAITRYKEKKKRRKFDHKIRYESRKARADVRKRVKGRFVKAGEAYDYDPLDTRSY, via the exons ATGGGTGCTCTCTGCGATTACTGTGGGGAGCATAGGTCCATGGTTTACTGCCGATCCGATGCAGCTTCTTTGTGCTTGTCATGCGATCGCAATGTGCATTCAGCTAATGCTCTTTCTCGGCGCCATACAAGAACTCTTCTATGTGATCGGTGTGCTTCACAGCCTGCTATGGTCCGCTGCCTAGAAGAGAACACCTCACTTTGCCAAAATTGTGACTGGAATGGGCATAGTGCTGGATCCTCTGCTGCTGGACACAAAAGACAGAATATAAACTGCTATTCAGGGTGCCCATCATCTGCAGAGCTTTCAAGAATGTGGTCATTCATTTTGGATATTCCTAATGTGGCTCCTGAGCTGAATTGTGAGCAAGTAATAAGCATGATGAGCATCAGTGACAGTGCTGTCAGTAATGGAGACAACGCTCAAGGGGACAACAGTTTGGTAGATATGGCTTGCGCAACACTTGATGAAGAAGACAAACAAAAGTCTGTGATAGGATCATCTTCTGAAGCTGCTCTGAACCTTCTTCCACCTGCTAATAATCAGACAGCTGTATCTGTGGATTCGACGACAGCTAAG TATACGCCAGACAAACATATGTTCAGCAAGGACAGCATATATGAAGATTTCTCTATGGATGATATTGATCTGAGTTACGAAAATTATGAAGAACTATTTGGTAACTCTCATATTCAGACTGAGGAACTCTTTGATGATGCTGGCATTGACAGTTACTTTGAACCTAAAGAAGCGACTGCTGTGAATTCTGATGAG CAGCCCAAGCCAAAGCAGCCGGCTGCTAGCAATGCGTTATCTGCTGACTCTGGGATGTCAAATCCAGCAGTAAAAGAAGATGATTCCAGTCTTTGTATTCCTGTGAGGCAAGCTATTTCCTATTCTGGCTTTACTGGTGAGAGCATTCCTGAAGAATACCAAGACTGTGGTGTATCACCAATGCTCCTTATGGGCGAGCCTCCTTGGCTTCCTCCTGGCCCTGATGGGTCATTTGCTGGAATTAGAGACAGTGCTATCACACGGtacaaggagaagaagaaaagaagaaa GTTTGACCACAAGATCAGGTATGAATCTCGCAAGGCTAGGGCGGATGTGAGAAAGAGAGTCAAGGGACGGTTTGTTAAGGCCGGTGAAGCGTATGACTATGATCCGCTCGACACAAGGAGCTACTGA
- the LOC109735840 gene encoding zinc finger protein CONSTANS-LIKE 9 isoform X2, which produces MGALCDYCGEHRSMVYCRSDAASLCLSCDRNVHSANALSRRHTRTLLCDRCASQPAMVRCLEENTSLCQNCDWNGHSAGSSAAGHKRQNINCYSGCPSSAELSRMWSFILDIPNVAPELNCEQVISMMSISDSAVSNGDNAQGDNSLVDMACATLDEEDKQKSVIGSSSEAALNLLPPANNQTAVSVDSTTAKYTPDKHMFSKDSIYEDFSMDDIDLSYENYEELFGNSHIQTEELFDDAGIDSYFEPKEATAVNSDEPKPKQPAASNALSADSGMSNPAVKEDDSSLCIPVRQAISYSGFTGESIPEEYQDCGVSPMLLMGEPPWLPPGPDGSFAGIRDSAITRYKEKKKRRKFDHKIRYESRKARADVRKRVKGRFVKAGEAYDYDPLDTRSY; this is translated from the exons ATGGGTGCTCTCTGCGATTACTGTGGGGAGCATAGGTCCATGGTTTACTGCCGATCCGATGCAGCTTCTTTGTGCTTGTCATGCGATCGCAATGTGCATTCAGCTAATGCTCTTTCTCGGCGCCATACAAGAACTCTTCTATGTGATCGGTGTGCTTCACAGCCTGCTATGGTCCGCTGCCTAGAAGAGAACACCTCACTTTGCCAAAATTGTGACTGGAATGGGCATAGTGCTGGATCCTCTGCTGCTGGACACAAAAGACAGAATATAAACTGCTATTCAGGGTGCCCATCATCTGCAGAGCTTTCAAGAATGTGGTCATTCATTTTGGATATTCCTAATGTGGCTCCTGAGCTGAATTGTGAGCAAGTAATAAGCATGATGAGCATCAGTGACAGTGCTGTCAGTAATGGAGACAACGCTCAAGGGGACAACAGTTTGGTAGATATGGCTTGCGCAACACTTGATGAAGAAGACAAACAAAAGTCTGTGATAGGATCATCTTCTGAAGCTGCTCTGAACCTTCTTCCACCTGCTAATAATCAGACAGCTGTATCTGTGGATTCGACGACAGCTAAG TATACGCCAGACAAACATATGTTCAGCAAGGACAGCATATATGAAGATTTCTCTATGGATGATATTGATCTGAGTTACGAAAATTATGAAGAACTATTTGGTAACTCTCATATTCAGACTGAGGAACTCTTTGATGATGCTGGCATTGACAGTTACTTTGAACCTAAAGAAGCGACTGCTGTGAATTCTGATGAG CCCAAGCCAAAGCAGCCGGCTGCTAGCAATGCGTTATCTGCTGACTCTGGGATGTCAAATCCAGCAGTAAAAGAAGATGATTCCAGTCTTTGTATTCCTGTGAGGCAAGCTATTTCCTATTCTGGCTTTACTGGTGAGAGCATTCCTGAAGAATACCAAGACTGTGGTGTATCACCAATGCTCCTTATGGGCGAGCCTCCTTGGCTTCCTCCTGGCCCTGATGGGTCATTTGCTGGAATTAGAGACAGTGCTATCACACGGtacaaggagaagaagaaaagaagaaa GTTTGACCACAAGATCAGGTATGAATCTCGCAAGGCTAGGGCGGATGTGAGAAAGAGAGTCAAGGGACGGTTTGTTAAGGCCGGTGAAGCGTATGACTATGATCCGCTCGACACAAGGAGCTACTGA